One genomic region from Gemmatimonadaceae bacterium encodes:
- a CDS encoding DsbA family protein, producing MTESKSDKLASWLLAASSVVVAVSVVWRLFVSPAAGARPSDGGEQAAKFVDAWRDAEHVGIHLYGPPSAPVVLAEFGDLECPACRGFHPTLHALAQRHSSDLKIIYVPFPLPMHRFALPAARGMECADSLGLASKWVDAVYEAQDSLGLLDWKTLAQRVSPSASDRLAECATSGRSFQRIERSTAFALAHEIAATPTIWVNGWQFRGGLALSRLDSLVSDLAADVRAQR from the coding sequence ATGACTGAAAGCAAATCTGACAAGCTCGCAAGCTGGTTACTCGCGGCGTCCTCAGTCGTGGTTGCTGTCTCCGTCGTTTGGCGACTCTTCGTGTCGCCAGCGGCGGGGGCAAGGCCGAGTGACGGCGGCGAGCAGGCCGCTAAGTTTGTCGACGCGTGGAGGGACGCGGAGCACGTGGGAATTCACTTGTACGGACCGCCGTCTGCACCCGTGGTGCTTGCTGAGTTTGGTGATCTCGAGTGTCCGGCGTGTCGCGGATTTCACCCGACGCTCCACGCGCTAGCTCAAAGGCACTCTTCAGATCTAAAGATCATCTACGTACCCTTTCCGCTGCCGATGCATCGCTTTGCGCTGCCAGCCGCGAGGGGCATGGAATGCGCCGACTCTTTGGGGCTTGCGTCCAAGTGGGTGGACGCCGTGTACGAAGCACAGGATTCCCTAGGACTGCTTGACTGGAAGACCCTCGCGCAGCGCGTTTCCCCCTCGGCGTCAGATCGACTGGCAGAGTGTGCTACAAGCGGGCGGAGCTTTCAACGGATCGAAAGATCCACAGCGTTTGCCCTTGCCCATGAAATTGCGGCGACGCCAACAATCTGGGTCAACGGTTGGCAGTTCCGCGGCGGCCTTGCGCTGTCACGGCTAGACTCCTTGGTCAGCGACCTAGCAGCGGATGTCCGCGCGCAACGGTAG
- a CDS encoding efflux RND transporter permease subunit, giving the protein MIHAAVHRPAVVLASCLAMLFAGAIAFTRLPLATKTTVELPRLSIAAAWPGSSPEVIETYLTSPIESAVLGVRGVRQVNSTSYDDFATLTVELEERADVPMARLAILERLELLRSELPAGVNPPSVSNYVPEDLQESPLLSLTVSGPYTTGALQRLLDERVTPRLATVAGVAGVQLRGGADLGVSVSYDATRLRQMGLPPERLTQAIQGARIVEALGDLTTEAQVRSVVLRDQPAALDSLAALPVMGAGGRVFRLGELASIRAEEDERGRFYRIDGTSAVSVDVSRHPGADAIQTAAALRRVIAELTRVMPPGIRLRVVNDESVALAKELRDLTTRAAIACGAVLLVLALLLRRWRAVAVVMGAAAVALAATALTLYVLDIPANLLTLAGLGMGVGILVQNAIVVVDRLARAPDTPDGRAAATRRIAPAVVGSSLTTAVVFFPFLYLQGNARAAFVPFALAFVIALVWSVITALLVVPALGAGIAVRVAAREAPWPRVRHLYTAVVARTLRWRWATLLLTVSTLAGLTWVFVVKVPRASWGGWGERRTTLTASLSFPRGSDPAGLDRAMREFERIVVGRPEVEQVRTQSSGRTSAQMSVVFTRDGAFTVAPMELQELLTQRAVLIGGAQVGVYGDGPGFSSGGGGGSFATFRLQVKGFSYDGVSRVAEDFKRRLERITRVQEVRITSGNAWGAGERGYQVVLDPDRAALTRYRLNAAMFAQAVAREVRGPVGGTRLEIGGEELPVTVKASGARERSIEELQDALVPNVIGAPVRVRDVAAVDAREALSTVVREDQQYVRQVSYDFRGPAKLARRTHNAFVKSLSVPAGYSIKDLSDGRFDQDDESARGLWLVFTIGLCLVILSVAIVFDSVWGAAMVLLSVPLALAGVVVAFWAADAAFTREAAVGVILVVGLAVHQGILFVDAVLEKWRTFGRLRAGHVVFAALDRAPMIVVITLASLASLVPLSVGTSTQTMFGAIALATAGGTMSATLGVLFVLPAMIKPLRIALKG; this is encoded by the coding sequence GTGATCCACGCCGCCGTGCACCGTCCGGCCGTTGTCTTGGCCAGTTGCCTTGCGATGCTATTTGCCGGTGCCATCGCGTTCACGCGCCTGCCGCTTGCCACCAAGACGACGGTCGAGCTGCCGCGGCTCAGCATCGCCGCCGCGTGGCCGGGTTCTTCGCCGGAGGTGATCGAGACCTATCTCACCTCGCCTATCGAAAGCGCAGTGCTGGGCGTGCGTGGTGTGCGCCAAGTGAACAGCACGAGCTACGACGACTTCGCGACGCTCACAGTGGAGCTTGAGGAGCGCGCCGATGTGCCGATGGCGCGGCTGGCCATCCTCGAGCGGCTCGAGCTGCTGCGGAGTGAGCTGCCCGCTGGCGTGAACCCGCCGAGCGTGTCGAACTATGTGCCGGAGGACTTGCAGGAGTCGCCGCTGCTATCGCTCACGGTGTCGGGGCCGTATACCACCGGTGCCCTGCAGCGGCTGCTCGACGAGCGCGTCACGCCGCGCCTGGCCACGGTCGCCGGCGTGGCCGGTGTGCAGCTACGCGGCGGGGCGGACCTCGGCGTGTCGGTGAGCTACGACGCGACGCGGCTCCGGCAGATGGGGCTTCCACCGGAACGACTCACGCAGGCCATCCAGGGGGCGCGCATTGTCGAGGCGCTCGGTGACCTCACGACCGAGGCGCAGGTACGGAGTGTGGTACTCCGTGATCAACCCGCCGCGCTCGATAGCTTGGCTGCGCTACCGGTGATGGGGGCTGGCGGACGGGTGTTCCGGCTGGGGGAGCTGGCCAGCATTCGCGCCGAGGAAGACGAGCGCGGACGGTTCTATCGTATCGATGGCACTTCGGCGGTGAGTGTGGACGTCTCTCGGCATCCGGGCGCGGATGCGATTCAGACGGCGGCGGCGCTCCGGAGGGTGATCGCGGAGCTCACGCGCGTGATGCCGCCGGGCATTCGGTTGCGCGTCGTGAACGACGAGAGTGTGGCGCTGGCGAAAGAGCTGCGCGATCTCACGACGCGCGCCGCGATTGCCTGTGGCGCGGTGCTGCTCGTGCTGGCGCTTCTGCTGCGCCGCTGGCGCGCGGTGGCGGTGGTGATGGGGGCGGCGGCGGTGGCGCTCGCGGCCACCGCACTGACGCTGTATGTGTTGGACATTCCGGCCAATCTGCTGACGCTGGCCGGGCTCGGGATGGGCGTGGGTATTCTGGTGCAGAATGCCATCGTCGTGGTGGATCGCCTAGCGCGCGCGCCGGACACGCCGGATGGGCGTGCGGCCGCCACGCGTCGCATTGCGCCAGCGGTGGTGGGGAGCAGCCTCACCACCGCAGTGGTCTTCTTTCCGTTCCTCTATCTGCAGGGGAATGCGCGGGCGGCCTTTGTGCCTTTCGCCCTGGCGTTCGTCATTGCGCTCGTATGGAGCGTGATCACGGCGCTGCTCGTGGTGCCGGCGCTTGGTGCCGGTATTGCCGTTCGTGTGGCGGCGCGCGAGGCGCCGTGGCCGCGCGTGAGGCATCTCTACACGGCGGTCGTGGCGCGCACGCTCCGTTGGCGATGGGCTACGCTGTTGCTCACGGTGAGCACCTTGGCGGGGCTTACGTGGGTGTTTGTGGTGAAGGTGCCACGCGCGAGCTGGGGCGGGTGGGGCGAACGTCGCACCACGCTCACCGCGTCGCTGAGCTTCCCGCGCGGGTCGGATCCGGCCGGGCTGGACCGCGCGATGCGCGAGTTCGAGCGCATCGTCGTGGGGCGCCCGGAGGTGGAGCAGGTGCGCACGCAGTCGAGCGGACGCACAAGCGCGCAGATGAGTGTGGTGTTCACGCGCGATGGGGCATTCACCGTGGCGCCGATGGAATTGCAGGAATTGCTGACGCAGCGCGCGGTGCTCATTGGTGGCGCACAGGTTGGCGTCTACGGCGACGGGCCAGGGTTCTCGAGCGGTGGGGGCGGCGGCAGCTTCGCGACCTTCCGCCTGCAGGTGAAGGGGTTCTCGTACGACGGGGTGTCAAGGGTGGCCGAAGATTTCAAGCGGCGGCTCGAGCGCATCACGCGCGTGCAGGAGGTGCGCATCACGAGCGGGAACGCGTGGGGCGCCGGCGAGCGGGGGTATCAGGTGGTGCTCGACCCCGACCGCGCGGCGCTTACGCGCTACAGACTCAATGCGGCTATGTTCGCGCAGGCGGTCGCGCGTGAGGTGCGCGGGCCGGTGGGAGGGACTCGGCTCGAGATCGGTGGCGAGGAACTTCCGGTCACGGTCAAAGCAAGCGGCGCGCGCGAGCGGAGCATCGAGGAGCTGCAGGATGCGCTGGTGCCCAACGTGATCGGCGCGCCCGTGCGGGTGCGCGATGTCGCGGCGGTGGATGCACGCGAAGCGCTGAGCACCGTAGTGCGCGAAGATCAGCAGTATGTGCGGCAGGTGAGCTACGACTTCCGCGGGCCGGCCAAGCTGGCGCGGCGCACGCACAATGCGTTCGTCAAGTCGCTGAGCGTGCCAGCGGGGTACAGCATTAAAGATCTCTCCGACGGGCGCTTTGACCAGGACGACGAGAGTGCGCGAGGACTCTGGCTCGTGTTTACGATTGGCCTTTGCCTGGTCATTCTCAGCGTGGCCATCGTCTTCGACAGCGTCTGGGGGGCCGCGATGGTGTTGCTCTCGGTGCCGCTCGCGTTGGCCGGTGTGGTCGTCGCGTTCTGGGCGGCCGATGCGGCGTTCACGCGCGAGGCGGCAGTGGGTGTCATTCTCGTGGTGGGGCTCGCGGTGCATCAGGGCATTCTTTTCGTCGATGCGGTGCTGGAGAAATGGCGCACGTTCGGCAGGCTCCGTGCCGGCCACGTCGTGTTTGCGGCACTCGACCGGGCGCCGATGATCGTGGTCATCACGCTCGCATCGCTCGCAAGCCTCGTCCCACTGAGTGTAGGCACGAGTACCCAGACGATGTTCGGGGCGATTGCGCTGGCGACAGCCGGTGGCACCATGTCCGCGACGCTAGGGGTGTTGTTCGTCTTACCGGCCATGATTAAGCCGCTCCGAATCGCCCTCAAGGGATAG
- a CDS encoding efflux RND transporter permease subunit, translating into MSIAAYAVRRPVATVAAILAVLLLGSVSLTRLPVSLLPDVSLPVLTIRTAYVGAAATEVSRFVAEPIEEAIAATPGLVELRSVSRNGEATTTARFAWGTDMRGTVLAVRERLDAARGRLPERAERPTLLTSDPGERPIAVLAVKPAANAIPNATANRQAADLRALARTATEVHARRLEQIEGVASVAVVGAPTDEVRVSLDADKLRALDLTPEDVAASIRAQNVAGAGGTIRRGQFRFSVRALTEFRGPAEILDAPIGLPGRGLTLRDVGTVQLGLAEPTTLTRLDGAEAVGLVVYKDAGANTVAVTQRLRETLGLLENEFPGLAVTVVAAQADFVVDALSNLGQEIVAGGVLSLLVILLFLRDWRLSLAIGLTVPLSVLMALVALQALGVTINVLSLGGLALGTGLLVDTAIVVAEAVSRRRDEGMPLREAAVVGTDDVAAPLLAGTLTTVLVFGPIVFVRGLAAALFRDLSLSVVTTVAASLVLALTLMPVLLVGRRRAENEANRENPDVDSIVRSTVPTVGGLTLVGRRMTNWYERGVIWSLAHPRTVFGGALASLALTVVLIVMLPKEILPRVDEGVLVAQLGLPQGTALEATTAQVARLESAAKQLGARDIYARVGKATDEEILAGADPGTSASAQLIVPVPTGADAALFAQQLRAKVPDLANGALAIDLAGQSEFGSLIGREGRLVRVELSAPTPVLAQQWADSVRRQLAQVKELADVRDAYAATQPLIEIRLERERLAQRGIMPQQVASALAGALGGVAASDLRETDRRTPIAVRYAGAGNEDLATALRTTIRGVPVEQLVTVTEVRAPVEVVRVGQRPVTMVEGLVEEGGTARATEAVQATLARMALPPSVTWQVAGADSERQRTSNELTLVVVLAAALMFLVLAGEFASFTIPLVVMLTVPLAGAGAVIFLWLTGQSLNAVSLIGIVVMIGMADNEAVVKLDAIRQFREQGLPLQEAILRGGEQRLRAIAMTSITTVTGVLPLVFGWGSGGALYQPLAAGIIGGSISALLVTFFLLPVGYAALEARTR; encoded by the coding sequence GTGAGTATCGCCGCGTATGCGGTGCGCCGCCCAGTGGCCACGGTCGCGGCCATTCTGGCGGTGCTATTGCTGGGATCGGTCTCGCTCACGCGGCTGCCGGTGTCGCTGCTGCCCGACGTGTCGTTACCGGTGCTCACGATTCGCACGGCGTATGTGGGAGCGGCGGCCACGGAAGTGTCGCGTTTCGTGGCAGAGCCTATCGAGGAGGCCATTGCGGCCACGCCGGGGCTGGTGGAGTTGCGGAGTGTAAGTCGCAACGGCGAGGCGACCACCACCGCGCGCTTCGCCTGGGGCACCGATATGCGCGGCACGGTGCTCGCGGTGCGCGAGCGGCTCGATGCGGCGCGCGGGCGATTGCCGGAGCGCGCCGAGCGGCCGACGCTGCTGACGAGCGATCCGGGGGAGCGGCCAATTGCGGTGCTGGCGGTGAAGCCGGCGGCGAACGCGATTCCGAATGCCACGGCGAATCGGCAGGCGGCGGATCTGCGGGCGCTGGCGCGCACGGCCACCGAGGTGCACGCGCGGCGGCTCGAACAGATCGAAGGGGTGGCGAGTGTCGCGGTGGTGGGCGCGCCCACCGATGAAGTGCGCGTGTCGCTCGATGCTGACAAGCTGCGGGCGCTCGATCTCACCCCGGAGGACGTCGCCGCCAGTATTCGTGCGCAGAACGTGGCGGGGGCCGGCGGTACGATTCGGCGCGGACAATTCCGCTTCTCCGTGCGCGCGCTCACCGAGTTCCGCGGGCCGGCGGAGATTCTCGACGCCCCCATCGGGTTGCCGGGTCGCGGGCTCACGCTGCGCGACGTGGGCACCGTACAGTTGGGGCTCGCCGAGCCCACCACGCTGACGCGACTCGACGGCGCAGAGGCGGTGGGTCTCGTGGTCTACAAGGACGCCGGCGCGAACACAGTGGCAGTGACACAGCGGCTGCGCGAGACACTGGGGCTGCTCGAGAACGAGTTTCCCGGCCTCGCCGTGACGGTCGTGGCGGCGCAGGCGGACTTCGTGGTGGATGCGCTGTCGAATCTGGGGCAGGAGATCGTGGCGGGTGGCGTGCTGTCGCTGCTGGTGATTCTGCTCTTTCTGCGCGATTGGCGGTTGTCGCTGGCGATTGGGCTGACGGTGCCGCTATCGGTACTGATGGCACTCGTGGCGCTGCAGGCGCTCGGCGTCACCATCAATGTGCTGTCGCTCGGCGGGCTCGCGCTGGGAACGGGGTTGCTGGTGGATACGGCGATTGTCGTGGCCGAAGCGGTGTCGAGACGCCGAGACGAGGGGATGCCGCTGCGGGAGGCGGCGGTGGTGGGGACGGACGACGTAGCGGCGCCGCTGTTAGCGGGGACGCTGACGACAGTCTTGGTGTTTGGGCCGATTGTGTTTGTGCGCGGATTGGCGGCGGCGCTGTTTCGCGACCTGTCGCTGTCGGTGGTCACCACGGTGGCGGCGTCCTTGGTGCTGGCGTTGACGTTGATGCCGGTGCTGCTCGTTGGGCGGCGGCGAGCGGAGAATGAGGCTAATCGCGAGAACCCAGACGTCGACTCAATAGTAAGATCGACCGTGCCGACGGTGGGTGGATTAACGCTGGTCGGTCGACGGATGACGAACTGGTATGAGCGCGGTGTGATTTGGTCGCTGGCGCATCCGCGCACGGTGTTTGGCGGGGCGCTTGCTTCGCTCGCGCTGACTGTCGTGCTGATCGTCATGTTGCCAAAGGAGATTCTGCCGCGCGTGGATGAAGGGGTGCTGGTCGCGCAGCTGGGGCTGCCGCAGGGGACGGCGCTCGAGGCGACGACGGCCCAAGTCGCGAGACTTGAGAGCGCGGCAAAGCAGCTTGGTGCGCGGGACATCTATGCGCGCGTGGGAAAGGCCACCGATGAAGAGATTCTCGCGGGGGCAGATCCAGGGACCTCGGCGTCGGCGCAGCTCATCGTCCCAGTGCCAACGGGTGCGGACGCGGCGCTGTTCGCGCAGCAGCTGCGCGCGAAGGTGCCGGACCTGGCGAACGGGGCGCTGGCGATTGATCTCGCGGGGCAGAGTGAATTCGGCTCGCTCATCGGCCGTGAAGGGCGACTAGTACGCGTCGAGCTATCGGCGCCGACACCGGTGCTTGCGCAGCAGTGGGCGGACAGTGTACGCCGCCAGCTAGCGCAGGTGAAGGAGCTGGCCGACGTGCGCGATGCGTATGCGGCCACGCAGCCGCTCATCGAGATCAGGCTCGAACGCGAGCGCCTCGCGCAGCGCGGCATCATGCCGCAGCAGGTGGCGAGTGCGCTGGCGGGCGCGCTGGGCGGTGTGGCGGCGAGCGATTTGCGCGAGACGGATCGGCGCACGCCCATTGCGGTGCGCTATGCGGGGGCGGGCAACGAAGACCTGGCCACGGCACTGCGCACCACCATTCGTGGTGTGCCGGTGGAGCAGCTGGTCACCGTGACGGAGGTGCGTGCACCGGTGGAAGTGGTACGCGTGGGGCAGCGGCCGGTCACCATGGTGGAAGGGCTCGTGGAGGAAGGCGGTACCGCGCGAGCCACCGAGGCGGTGCAGGCGACGCTCGCGCGCATGGCGCTGCCGCCGAGTGTGACGTGGCAGGTGGCCGGCGCCGACAGCGAACGGCAGCGCACCAGCAACGAGCTCACGCTGGTGGTGGTGCTCGCGGCGGCGCTCATGTTCCTCGTGCTCGCGGGTGAATTCGCCAGCTTTACGATTCCGCTGGTGGTGATGCTCACGGTGCCGCTCGCCGGCGCGGGGGCGGTGATCTTTTTGTGGCTCACGGGGCAGAGCCTCAATGCTGTGAGCCTCATCGGCATCGTGGTGATGATCGGCATGGCCGACAACGAAGCGGTGGTGAAGCTCGATGCCATTCGCCAGTTCCGTGAGCAGGGGCTGCCGTTGCAGGAAGCCATTCTGCGTGGCGGCGAGCAGCGGCTACGAGCGATTGCGATGACGAGCATCACCACCGTTACCGGAGTGCTCCCGCTCGTGTTCGGCTGGGGCAGTGGTGGCGCGCTGTATCAGCCGCTCGCGGCGGGGATCATTGGCGGGTCAATCAGCGCGTTGCTGGTGACGTTCTTCCTGCTGCCGGTGGGGTATGCGGCACTGGAGGCGCGTACGCGGTGA
- a CDS encoding efflux RND transporter periplasmic adaptor subunit: MAAEAAREGDLVLHVRTTGQVRSDAVVKLRSEVGGTVAKLLVRPGQVVTPGQELVRFDNYPFELAVREAQAQADEAEQRFLESFVPESLVTGRAPTAEQRKALMNKAGLTGARLRLERAKYEQDRAVIRAPMAGMVDGIDVAVGEKIGAGQPLLTVVDTRNLRIEAQVLEHDLPLVKVGGEAEVTSAGAPGRVLRGRVDALLPLVDSTSRAGRAVVRVSGDGILRPGMYADVELEATRLRRRRLVPSRAVIERDGRPLVFVVRDGRAQWTYIVPGRSNGRETEVLPDSATGEIPVKAGDPVIVEGHLTLTHDAPVKVAPAKVSDAKPRG; this comes from the coding sequence GTGGCTGCCGAAGCAGCACGTGAGGGCGACTTGGTCCTGCATGTGCGGACGACGGGCCAAGTGCGCTCGGACGCGGTGGTGAAGCTGCGCAGCGAGGTCGGCGGAACGGTGGCAAAGCTCCTCGTTAGGCCGGGACAAGTGGTCACGCCGGGGCAGGAGCTGGTACGCTTCGACAACTATCCGTTCGAGCTCGCCGTCCGCGAGGCGCAAGCGCAGGCCGACGAGGCGGAGCAGCGGTTTCTCGAAAGCTTTGTGCCGGAGTCGCTGGTCACCGGGCGTGCGCCGACAGCGGAGCAGCGCAAGGCTCTGATGAACAAGGCGGGGCTGACGGGAGCGCGGCTCCGGCTCGAGCGGGCCAAGTATGAGCAGGATCGCGCGGTGATTCGCGCGCCGATGGCGGGGATGGTGGACGGTATCGATGTCGCGGTCGGTGAGAAGATTGGTGCGGGGCAGCCGCTGCTCACCGTGGTCGATACGCGTAACCTGCGCATCGAGGCGCAGGTGTTGGAGCATGACCTGCCCCTGGTGAAGGTGGGCGGCGAGGCCGAAGTGACGAGTGCGGGCGCACCGGGGCGGGTGCTGCGCGGGCGTGTTGATGCGCTGCTGCCGCTGGTGGATTCGACGAGTCGCGCGGGGCGCGCCGTCGTGCGTGTGTCAGGAGACGGCATTCTGCGCCCGGGAATGTACGCCGACGTGGAGCTCGAAGCGACGCGGCTGCGCCGGCGGCGCCTGGTGCCAAGTCGCGCGGTGATCGAACGCGACGGGCGGCCGCTGGTATTTGTCGTGCGAGACGGGCGCGCGCAGTGGACGTACATCGTACCTGGCCGATCAAACGGGCGCGAAACGGAGGTGCTGCCCGATTCAGCGACCGGGGAGATCCCCGTGAAAGCGGGTGATCCGGTCATCGTGGAGGGTCATCTTACGCTTACGCATGATGCGCCGGTGAAAGTGGCGCCAGCCAAGGTCTCCGACGCGAAGCCCCGCGGGTGA